The proteins below come from a single Nocardiopsis gilva YIM 90087 genomic window:
- a CDS encoding SLC13 family permease: MSTSTAGSSGSSTPPHPDNTGEPLPLVKVGGLAVGVLVSVVLYLVLPDSLSTAGKITAGVAALMAVWWATEAIPLPATALLPLVLFPLLTGADIKDVAAPYANPIIFLFMGGFMLALAMQKWNLHRRIALTVVAAVGTSPAMLIAGFMLATGFITMWVSNTSTTIMMLPIGAAVIAMVAQLRDGRTDPNFATALMLGIAYSSSIGSVSTLIGTPPNALMVGYLAENHGITIGFGQWMMVGLPLAAVFLVLTWVVLTKLVFPPRVEAFTEGADGRELIRSELRAMGPVSRGEFLVLLVFVGAALAWVFVPLLADSPVGATLPWLGSISDAGIAMAVAVLLFVIPVDRRMSARLLDWESVTKLPWGILLLFGGGLSLSTQFGESGLSEWIGAGVGALSTVPVWVLVLAVAALVLLLTELTSNTATAATFLPVMGGVAVGMGMDVMTLIVPAVLASSLAFMLPVATPPNAIVFGSGHVTIAQMMRGGIWLNLIALFLILVVMYGIAGLLLGFAL, translated from the coding sequence ATGTCGACGTCTACGGCCGGCAGCAGCGGTTCGTCCACTCCTCCGCACCCGGACAACACCGGCGAACCGCTCCCGCTGGTGAAGGTCGGCGGGCTGGCGGTGGGCGTCCTTGTCTCCGTTGTCCTCTACTTGGTCCTGCCGGACTCGCTGTCCACGGCGGGCAAGATCACCGCGGGGGTCGCCGCGCTGATGGCCGTGTGGTGGGCCACCGAGGCGATTCCCCTCCCCGCCACGGCTCTGCTGCCGCTGGTGCTGTTCCCGCTCCTCACCGGCGCCGATATCAAGGACGTGGCCGCCCCCTACGCCAACCCCATCATCTTCCTGTTCATGGGCGGCTTCATGCTCGCCCTGGCCATGCAGAAGTGGAACCTGCACCGGCGCATCGCGCTGACCGTCGTGGCGGCGGTGGGCACCAGCCCGGCCATGCTCATCGCGGGGTTCATGCTGGCCACCGGCTTCATCACGATGTGGGTCAGCAATACGTCCACGACCATCATGATGCTGCCGATCGGTGCGGCCGTGATCGCGATGGTCGCCCAGCTGCGCGACGGCCGGACCGACCCCAACTTCGCGACCGCGCTGATGCTCGGTATCGCCTACTCCTCCTCCATCGGGTCGGTCTCCACCCTCATCGGCACGCCGCCCAACGCGCTCATGGTCGGCTACCTCGCCGAGAACCACGGCATCACCATCGGCTTCGGCCAGTGGATGATGGTCGGCCTGCCGCTGGCCGCCGTGTTCCTGGTCCTCACATGGGTGGTGCTGACCAAGCTGGTCTTCCCGCCGCGCGTCGAGGCGTTCACGGAAGGCGCGGACGGCCGGGAGCTGATCCGCTCGGAGCTGCGCGCCATGGGTCCGGTCTCGCGCGGCGAGTTCCTGGTGCTGCTGGTGTTCGTGGGGGCCGCACTGGCGTGGGTGTTCGTGCCGCTGCTGGCCGACAGCCCGGTCGGCGCGACGCTGCCGTGGCTGGGGAGCATCTCCGACGCCGGGATCGCAATGGCCGTGGCGGTGCTGCTCTTCGTGATCCCGGTGGATCGGCGGATGAGTGCCCGGCTCCTCGACTGGGAGAGCGTCACCAAGCTGCCGTGGGGCATTCTGCTGCTCTTCGGCGGCGGCCTGAGCCTGTCCACGCAGTTCGGCGAGAGCGGCCTCAGCGAGTGGATCGGAGCGGGCGTGGGCGCGCTGAGCACGGTGCCGGTGTGGGTGCTGGTCCTGGCCGTCGCGGCACTCGTGCTGCTGCTGACCGAGCTCACCAGCAACACCGCGACAGCCGCGACGTTCCTCCCCGTCATGGGCGGCGTCGCGGTCGGGATGGGCATGGATGTCATGACCCTGATCGTCCCGGCGGTGCTGGCGTCGTCGCTGGCGTTCATGCTCCCGGTGGCGACCCCGCCCAACGCGATCGTCTTCGGCTCGGGGCACGTGACGATCGCGCAGATGATGCGGGGCGGGATCTGGCTCAACCTGATCGCCCTGTTCCTGATCCTCGTCGTCATGTACGGGATCGCCGGCCTACTGCTCGGCTTCGCCCTCTAG
- a CDS encoding TAXI family TRAP transporter solute-binding subunit translates to MGLAQPSRRTVVLGAVAVALTACSGRGVTSYPELVLATGPPGAVFREIGGALATELHGAMPQTKVTVLGTGASTENLRLLDEGRAHLGISSLDAAAADPDGVAAIGRLYDSYLHLVVRADSEITDFDDLTGKRVSFGATGSGTEYTMLRLTALTGLDVDDMRMDQAASARALAKRDIDAMFSLTGIPTPAITDLLRHQALRCLPLDRQAADLAEAYPGSYFPATIPATAYPGLPPCPTLSIPNVLLARTDIPDTVARTITETVFTTADAMAATRPEAAQINVRTGIATSPIPLHPGAVGWFRDQKA, encoded by the coding sequence GTGGGATTAGCGCAGCCGAGTCGGCGCACTGTTGTTCTCGGCGCCGTGGCGGTCGCCCTGACCGCGTGCAGCGGTCGGGGGGTCACGTCCTACCCGGAGCTCGTTTTGGCCACCGGCCCGCCCGGTGCGGTGTTCCGCGAGATCGGCGGGGCGCTGGCGACCGAGCTGCACGGCGCCATGCCGCAGACCAAGGTCACGGTTCTGGGCACCGGGGCGTCGACGGAGAACCTGAGACTCCTCGACGAGGGCCGGGCCCACCTGGGCATCTCCAGCCTGGACGCGGCCGCCGCCGACCCCGACGGCGTCGCCGCGATCGGCCGCCTCTACGACAGCTACCTGCACCTCGTGGTGCGCGCGGACTCCGAGATCACCGACTTCGACGACCTGACGGGCAAGCGGGTCTCCTTCGGGGCGACCGGATCCGGGACCGAGTACACGATGCTCCGCCTGACGGCGTTGACCGGCCTCGACGTCGACGACATGCGCATGGACCAGGCGGCATCGGCGCGTGCCCTGGCCAAGCGGGACATCGACGCGATGTTCTCGCTGACCGGAATCCCCACCCCCGCCATCACCGACCTTCTGCGCCACCAGGCGCTGCGCTGCCTCCCCCTGGACCGCCAGGCGGCCGACCTGGCCGAGGCCTACCCCGGCTCGTACTTCCCCGCGACGATCCCGGCGACGGCCTACCCCGGTCTGCCGCCGTGCCCGACCCTCTCGATCCCCAACGTCCTGCTGGCCCGCACCGATATCCCGGACACCGTGGCCCGGACGATCACGGAAACCGTTTTCACCACGGCCGACGCGATGGCCGCGACCCGCCCCGAGGCCGCCCAGATCAACGTCCGAACCGGGATCGCCACCAGCCCCATCCCCCTCCACCCGGGTGCCGTCGGGTGGTTCCGGGACCAGAAGGCCTAA
- a CDS encoding HAMP domain-containing sensor histidine kinase, whose protein sequence is MLRRLLFILVPMAFLLVAALALPLGTVMAQQETQQVYVDRLSDVGRFASLGDTAMRTGRLEALDSELKRYEELYGIDVAVADPAGEVVVASVPTDQAAELLDGARAREVMTPALAGFRPEPPTAVWPWESDPLVLAEPIGRDSEVAGVVVLVSPTDRLRAAILVDWAGLSLLSLVPLTGLAASAWPLSRWVLRPVQRLDDATAAVAQGDLSVRADAAGGPPELRRLAESFNAMVDVVQKAVQRQRAFVSDASHQLRNPLASLRLAVENLAPFLTGPDARAAHQDAVEEAMAMHRMLNSLLAMTRLESFSGAEPVDLDTVLDAHAARWRVLGAQRGITVETRVPDGLRLMAPPGGLGSVLDELMTNAGRLSDGSRVELRVRSADRSDAPARSAVDGADDGAHDGAAASADSGPDLVELHVSDDGVGLTDEERAGALRRFWRAAKHQNTDGTGLGLAICAELVRGAGGELRLESGLPRPDGTGHGLDVVIRLPRAPAAPLR, encoded by the coding sequence GTGCTGCGGAGGCTGCTGTTCATCCTGGTGCCGATGGCGTTCCTGCTGGTGGCGGCGCTCGCCCTGCCGCTCGGAACGGTCATGGCGCAGCAGGAGACCCAGCAGGTCTATGTGGACCGGCTCAGTGATGTCGGCCGGTTCGCCTCCCTCGGCGACACCGCCATGCGCACCGGCCGGCTGGAGGCCCTGGACAGCGAGCTGAAGCGGTACGAGGAGCTGTACGGCATCGACGTCGCGGTGGCCGATCCCGCGGGCGAGGTGGTGGTCGCGTCCGTTCCCACGGACCAGGCCGCCGAGCTGCTGGACGGCGCCCGGGCGCGCGAGGTGATGACCCCCGCCCTCGCCGGGTTCCGCCCGGAGCCGCCCACCGCGGTGTGGCCGTGGGAGTCCGACCCGCTGGTCCTGGCGGAGCCGATCGGACGGGACAGCGAGGTGGCCGGGGTCGTGGTGCTGGTGTCGCCGACCGACCGGTTGCGCGCGGCCATCCTCGTCGACTGGGCGGGGCTGTCACTGCTGAGCCTGGTGCCGCTGACCGGGCTCGCCGCATCCGCGTGGCCGCTGTCGCGCTGGGTGCTGCGACCGGTGCAGCGGCTCGACGACGCCACCGCCGCGGTCGCCCAGGGCGATCTGTCGGTCCGCGCCGATGCCGCGGGCGGCCCGCCGGAGCTGCGCCGTCTCGCGGAGTCGTTCAACGCGATGGTGGACGTGGTGCAGAAGGCCGTACAGCGCCAGCGGGCGTTCGTGTCCGACGCCTCTCACCAGCTCCGCAACCCGCTGGCGAGCCTGCGGCTGGCCGTGGAGAACCTGGCTCCCTTCCTCACCGGCCCGGACGCCCGCGCGGCACACCAGGACGCCGTGGAGGAGGCCATGGCCATGCACCGGATGCTGAACTCGCTGCTCGCCATGACGCGGCTGGAGAGTTTCAGCGGGGCGGAGCCGGTGGACCTGGACACCGTGCTGGACGCGCACGCCGCACGGTGGCGGGTGCTCGGCGCACAGCGGGGCATCACCGTCGAGACACGGGTGCCGGACGGGCTTCGGCTGATGGCACCGCCCGGCGGGCTGGGCAGCGTGCTGGACGAGCTGATGACCAACGCCGGCCGACTGTCGGACGGGAGCCGGGTGGAGCTGCGGGTGCGGTCGGCCGACCGGAGCGACGCTCCCGCGCGGTCCGCGGTGGATGGCGCGGATGACGGTGCGCACGATGGGGCGGCGGCGTCCGCCGACAGCGGCCCGGACCTGGTCGAGCTGCACGTGTCCGACGACGGCGTCGGCCTGACCGACGAGGAGCGCGCCGGTGCGCTGCGCCGCTTCTGGCGCGCGGCCAAGCACCAGAACACCGACGGCACCGGGCTGGGCCTGGCCATCTGCGCCGAGCTGGTCCGCGGCGCGGGCGGCGAGCTGCGCCTGGAGTCGGGACTGCCGCGGCCGGACGGCACCGGCCACGGGCTGGACGTCGTCATCCGCCTGCCGCGCGCCCCCGCCGCACCCCTTCGTTGA
- a CDS encoding response regulator transcription factor: MRILVVEDDDRVARGLVTALRNASYEVTRVATAEAVMRAPAADVVLLDLGLPDADGIDVLRRLRERPQTAIIAVTARAEERERVRGLRSGADDYVVKPFGIAELLARIDAVLRRTRTARASHDDEPPLRLGSLTLDMGAREADLAGASLALTRKEFDLLALLTSRSPAVVSRDLILDQVWGSAWESSSRTLDTHIAALRGKLHDTVRIRTVRGVGYRLVDESGSA, translated from the coding sequence ATGCGCATCCTGGTGGTGGAGGACGACGACCGCGTGGCCCGAGGCCTGGTCACCGCGCTCCGCAACGCCTCCTATGAGGTCACCCGCGTGGCGACGGCCGAAGCGGTGATGCGCGCCCCGGCGGCCGACGTCGTCCTCCTCGACCTGGGGCTTCCCGACGCCGACGGAATCGACGTCCTCCGCCGCCTGCGCGAGCGCCCCCAGACCGCGATCATCGCCGTCACCGCGCGTGCCGAGGAGCGCGAGCGCGTCCGGGGACTGCGCAGCGGCGCCGACGACTACGTCGTCAAACCGTTCGGCATCGCCGAGCTCCTGGCCCGCATCGACGCCGTGCTGCGCCGCACCCGCACCGCCCGCGCCAGCCACGACGACGAGCCCCCGCTGCGACTGGGCTCCCTCACCCTCGACATGGGCGCCCGCGAGGCCGACCTCGCCGGAGCCTCCCTCGCCCTGACCCGCAAGGAATTCGACCTCCTCGCACTGCTCACGTCGCGCTCGCCCGCTGTGGTGAGCCGGGACCTCATCCTCGACCAGGTGTGGGGCTCGGCCTGGGAATCCTCCTCCCGCACCCTCGACACCCACATCGCGGCCCTGCGCGGCAAGCTCCACGACACCGTGCGCATCCGGACCGTGCGCGGCGTCGGCTACCGCCTGGTCGACGAGTCAGGGTCGGCGTGA
- a CDS encoding DUF6504 family protein — MSLYNERIDVRASMGGHPAFFSWRGRMFRVRRVIGTWNSAPGTPEADIRLVRVAAESDHGEPAIADITLDTATADWTMRRLWN; from the coding sequence GTGAGTCTCTACAACGAACGGATCGACGTCAGAGCGTCCATGGGCGGCCACCCCGCCTTCTTCTCCTGGCGCGGCCGGATGTTCCGGGTCCGGCGCGTCATCGGAACCTGGAACTCGGCTCCCGGCACGCCCGAGGCCGACATCCGCCTGGTACGGGTCGCCGCCGAATCCGACCACGGCGAGCCCGCGATCGCCGACATCACGCTCGACACGGCCACCGCCGACTGGACGATGCGCCGCCTGTGGAACTAG
- a CDS encoding TetR/AcrR family transcriptional regulator, whose amino-acid sequence MGNPRDERPEHGQDRSSSGSGEGSAASVPDRLLSAATRLFAERGYERTSVREIVEAAGVTKGAMYHYFASKDDLLFAVYQRVLAMQMRRLEEFATAEGPIAERLRAAAADVVHTTVDNLEDTVIFQRSLHMLSPERQNEVRKERRRYHERFREMIEDGQQIGVFRTDIPADIVVTQYFGAVHHLGMWYRPDGELTGAAVGDYFADLLLNGLRP is encoded by the coding sequence ATGGGGAATCCGCGGGACGAGCGCCCGGAGCACGGCCAGGACCGTTCCTCGTCGGGGTCGGGCGAGGGGAGTGCCGCCTCGGTCCCGGACCGGCTGCTGTCCGCCGCCACGCGGTTGTTCGCCGAACGCGGCTACGAGCGGACCTCGGTACGGGAGATCGTGGAGGCGGCCGGGGTCACCAAGGGGGCGATGTACCACTACTTCGCCTCGAAGGACGACCTTCTGTTCGCCGTCTACCAGCGCGTCCTCGCCATGCAGATGCGTCGACTGGAGGAGTTCGCGACGGCCGAGGGGCCGATCGCGGAGCGGCTGAGAGCGGCCGCCGCCGACGTTGTCCACACGACTGTGGACAACCTCGAAGACACCGTGATCTTCCAGCGGTCGCTGCACATGCTCTCTCCGGAACGGCAGAACGAGGTGCGCAAGGAGCGGCGCCGCTACCACGAGCGGTTCCGGGAGATGATCGAGGACGGCCAGCAGATCGGGGTCTTCCGCACCGACATCCCGGCCGACATCGTCGTCACCCAGTACTTCGGCGCCGTGCACCACCTGGGCATGTGGTACCGCCCCGACGGCGAGCTCACCGGGGCCGCAGTCGGGGACTACTTCGCCGACCTGCTGCTGAACGGGCTGCGGCCATAG
- a CDS encoding DivIVA domain-containing protein — protein sequence MALTPADVRNKQFHVVRLRPGYNEEDVDDLLDRVEATLMALQGGPQSGPLITAEEVQAARFRSTRLSPGYNEDEVDDFLDVIVDDLRARGLSSGATAGAARRPTQHPYAQQHPQGPQPPSPYGAPGAAQAPGSGPAQPPMRPAQPPIGASQPPPGAAGPAYGETPRERPRMTPEDVRNKEFATTRLTTGYNEQEVDDFLDSAEVTLEALLNGRPDRALLTPAQVERVQFGTTRARPGYDPAQVDAFLDLLADELRRYEQP from the coding sequence ATGGCTCTGACACCTGCGGACGTCCGCAACAAGCAGTTCCATGTGGTGCGTCTTCGCCCCGGATACAACGAAGAGGACGTCGACGACCTCCTGGACCGCGTCGAGGCCACGCTCATGGCGCTGCAGGGCGGCCCGCAGAGCGGGCCGCTGATCACCGCGGAGGAGGTGCAGGCTGCCCGGTTCCGGAGCACGCGCCTCAGCCCCGGATACAACGAGGACGAGGTCGACGACTTCCTCGACGTCATCGTCGATGACCTGCGCGCTCGCGGGCTGAGCAGCGGAGCGACCGCCGGGGCGGCGCGCCGGCCGACGCAGCACCCCTACGCCCAACAGCACCCGCAGGGGCCACAGCCGCCCTCTCCCTATGGAGCGCCTGGTGCTGCGCAAGCACCAGGGAGTGGACCCGCGCAACCGCCGATGCGGCCCGCGCAGCCACCGATCGGCGCGTCGCAGCCGCCGCCCGGGGCCGCGGGCCCGGCCTACGGCGAGACGCCGCGGGAGCGGCCCCGGATGACGCCGGAGGACGTCCGCAACAAGGAGTTCGCGACGACCCGCCTGACCACCGGCTACAACGAACAGGAGGTCGACGACTTCCTCGACAGCGCCGAGGTCACCCTGGAGGCCCTCCTCAACGGGCGACCCGACCGCGCGCTGCTCACCCCCGCGCAGGTCGAGCGGGTCCAGTTCGGCACCACGCGCGCCCGGCCGGGGTACGACCCCGCGCAGGTCGACGCCTTCCTCGATCTCCTCGCCGACGAACTCCGCAGGTACGAGCAGCCCTGA
- a CDS encoding DivIVA domain-containing protein: MSYSPTSPEPPLPDPVEFDVVFRGYDRHQVMELVSEAMGSVTALEGGNPDAVTLTARELRENADALDVVLRGYKIDQVKEVVGVLHQRLGGGSPSLDPRREAIELDIVLRGYDRQQVEEVVNEAVASVDAVKRGGPGAATLTAQDLRTRAAGFDVVFRGYDEGQVASLIDGLADRLDGGSHPPNQH; encoded by the coding sequence ATGAGTTATTCCCCCACTTCCCCCGAGCCGCCCCTGCCGGACCCCGTCGAGTTCGATGTCGTCTTTCGCGGCTACGACCGCCATCAGGTCATGGAGCTGGTCAGCGAGGCGATGGGCAGCGTCACGGCGCTGGAGGGCGGAAACCCGGACGCGGTCACCCTCACCGCCCGGGAGCTGCGCGAGAACGCCGACGCTCTCGACGTTGTCCTGCGCGGCTACAAGATCGACCAGGTCAAGGAGGTCGTGGGGGTTCTCCACCAGAGGCTTGGCGGCGGTTCCCCCTCGCTTGACCCGCGTCGGGAGGCGATCGAACTCGACATCGTGCTTCGCGGCTATGACCGCCAGCAGGTCGAGGAGGTCGTCAACGAAGCGGTCGCCAGTGTCGACGCCGTGAAGAGGGGCGGCCCCGGTGCCGCCACGCTCACCGCCCAGGACCTGCGGACCCGCGCCGCAGGCTTCGACGTCGTTTTCCGCGGCTATGACGAGGGCCAGGTCGCCTCCCTGATCGACGGTCTCGCCGACCGTCTCGACGGCGGGTCGCATCCACCCAACCAGCATTAA
- a CDS encoding N-acetylmuramoyl-L-alanine amidase — protein MTITRTGKAELRPMARGTSLIAVAVLASLASTACSAVAGDDRPEPRVTDAAGDPRAGGEGGAPAGAPTDGSGGDGDKSEGKRTSKGPLADMTVVIDPGHNGGNEDAPDEINKLVPAGPSKKECDTVGAESNGGYAEHAFTWDFSQRLADRLEAEGATVVLTRDDDKGVGPCINERAKIGNDAEADAAISIHADGGPASGRGFHLIAPGEVEGFTEDIVEPSRQLAKDVRAAYREGSGLPYADYLAEDGLDERTDLGGLNLSTVPKVFLEAGNMRNPADAKKLADEEWREEAAGAVAEGIARYLQRD, from the coding sequence TTGACGATCACGCGTACCGGCAAGGCGGAGCTCCGACCGATGGCCCGCGGCACCTCCCTCATCGCGGTGGCCGTGCTCGCCTCGCTCGCCTCCACGGCGTGCAGCGCCGTCGCCGGAGACGACCGCCCCGAGCCGCGCGTCACCGATGCCGCCGGGGATCCGCGAGCGGGCGGGGAGGGCGGCGCCCCCGCAGGGGCACCGACGGATGGATCGGGCGGGGATGGGGATAAGAGCGAGGGCAAGCGCACGTCGAAGGGCCCGCTCGCCGACATGACCGTCGTCATCGACCCCGGCCACAACGGCGGCAACGAGGACGCACCCGACGAGATCAACAAGCTCGTCCCCGCCGGGCCGTCGAAGAAGGAGTGCGACACCGTCGGCGCCGAGAGCAACGGCGGATACGCCGAACACGCGTTCACCTGGGACTTCTCCCAGCGCCTCGCCGACCGGCTGGAGGCGGAAGGCGCCACCGTCGTCCTCACGCGTGACGACGACAAGGGTGTCGGCCCCTGCATCAACGAACGCGCGAAAATCGGCAACGACGCCGAGGCCGACGCCGCCATCTCGATCCACGCCGACGGCGGTCCGGCCAGCGGACGCGGCTTCCACCTCATCGCCCCGGGCGAGGTGGAGGGCTTCACCGAGGACATCGTCGAGCCGTCGCGGCAGCTGGCCAAGGACGTGCGCGCCGCCTACCGCGAGGGATCGGGGCTGCCCTACGCCGACTACCTGGCCGAGGACGGCCTGGACGAGCGCACCGACCTGGGCGGCCTCAACCTCTCCACCGTGCCGAAGGTGTTCCTGGAGGCGGGCAACATGCGCAACCCGGCCGACGCGAAGAAGCTGGCGGACGAGGAGTGGCGGGAGGAGGCGGCAGGGGCCGTCGCTGAGGGGATCGCGCGCTACCTGCAACGGGACTGA
- a CDS encoding YkvA family protein: protein MRKSNRAAAGAAAWQMVHDGTKPGKPSVFARAGAVPRMLGNRVRGQYTELPASRLVMFLVAIAYIVSPVDLVPELLIPILGFADDIGVVIWLTSSLLGETERYLEWEQRSTPYVQGRVVD, encoded by the coding sequence GTGCGCAAGAGCAATCGCGCCGCCGCCGGTGCTGCCGCGTGGCAGATGGTGCACGATGGGACGAAGCCGGGGAAGCCATCCGTGTTCGCGCGCGCCGGAGCGGTCCCGCGCATGCTGGGGAACCGGGTTCGCGGCCAGTACACCGAACTCCCCGCGTCGCGACTGGTGATGTTCCTGGTCGCGATCGCCTACATCGTGTCCCCGGTCGACCTCGTGCCGGAACTGCTCATCCCGATCCTCGGCTTCGCCGACGACATCGGCGTCGTCATCTGGCTCACGTCGAGCCTGCTGGGGGAGACCGAGCGCTACCTGGAGTGGGAGCAGCGTTCGACGCCCTATGTCCAGGGCCGTGTCGTGGACTGA
- a CDS encoding ABC transporter substrate-binding protein, translating into MKRSRSLLAVGASVVLLTTACAGGGTQDGAGSDTLTYALGDEPDVLNPALVDEHLDPVTEMVFRGLTGHDADNKIVPALAESWKISDDERTYTFSLRDRVTWHDGEPFTADDVVFTIEGIRDGDFVTSNKFADVKDVTADDDHTVTIKLSEPAPALLDTLANGILPEHILAKTGIDDPDFNEHPIGTGPFKLDTWKHDEYATLSAFDDYYDGAPGLDGITISYVPDAATRLIKLKNGEVDAAYLEPQQAKEFDGDGGDGGDNGTEVKVWPTADYRAVMFNMTDDRFKDPAIRQAMNYAVDRDAIIKSVQHGYGSPATGPLDKSPFHADVADYTFDPKRVEKIMTDAGYEKNDDGIWAKDDKPVEFDLTTFAEDGLRASMIEVLATQLREQGFDVTAKPEPQDSVKWDKLETFLIGWGTPYDPDGALYGPFHSSESLAKGGSNYGSYANDDADKALEEGRSTSDEKTRKKAYTDFQKALVEDPPFVFVSYLEAVNAVPSNLEGLQERTLAHHGYGFFWNVEDWSFAK; encoded by the coding sequence ATGAAGAGGTCCCGATCTCTCCTCGCCGTGGGCGCGTCCGTCGTGCTCCTCACCACCGCGTGTGCCGGTGGCGGCACCCAGGACGGTGCCGGGAGCGACACGCTCACCTACGCCCTGGGCGACGAACCCGACGTGCTCAACCCCGCCCTGGTCGACGAGCACCTCGACCCCGTCACGGAGATGGTCTTCCGCGGCCTCACCGGGCATGACGCGGACAACAAGATCGTCCCGGCACTGGCCGAGAGCTGGAAGATCAGCGACGACGAGCGGACCTACACCTTCTCCCTGCGCGACCGGGTGACCTGGCACGACGGTGAGCCCTTCACCGCCGACGACGTCGTCTTCACCATCGAGGGCATCCGCGACGGCGACTTTGTCACCAGCAACAAGTTCGCCGACGTCAAGGACGTCACCGCCGATGACGACCACACCGTCACCATCAAGCTCAGCGAGCCGGCGCCCGCCCTGCTGGACACGCTGGCCAACGGGATCCTGCCCGAACACATCCTCGCCAAGACCGGGATCGACGACCCGGACTTCAACGAGCACCCCATCGGTACCGGCCCGTTCAAGCTCGACACCTGGAAGCACGACGAGTACGCGACGCTCAGCGCGTTCGACGACTACTACGACGGTGCCCCGGGACTCGACGGCATCACCATCTCCTACGTTCCCGACGCGGCGACGCGGCTCATCAAGCTGAAGAACGGGGAGGTGGACGCCGCCTACCTCGAACCCCAGCAGGCCAAGGAGTTCGACGGTGACGGAGGCGATGGGGGCGACAACGGCACCGAGGTGAAGGTGTGGCCCACCGCCGACTACCGGGCGGTCATGTTCAACATGACCGATGACCGGTTCAAGGACCCGGCGATCCGCCAGGCGATGAACTACGCCGTCGACCGCGACGCGATCATCAAGAGCGTGCAGCACGGGTACGGCTCCCCGGCCACCGGGCCGCTCGACAAGAGCCCCTTCCACGCGGACGTCGCCGACTACACCTTCGACCCGAAGCGGGTCGAGAAGATCATGACCGATGCCGGATACGAGAAGAACGACGACGGCATCTGGGCCAAGGACGACAAGCCCGTCGAGTTCGACCTCACCACCTTCGCCGAGGACGGCCTGCGCGCCTCCATGATCGAGGTGCTCGCGACCCAGCTGCGCGAGCAGGGCTTCGACGTGACCGCGAAGCCGGAGCCGCAGGATTCGGTGAAGTGGGACAAGCTGGAGACCTTCCTCATCGGGTGGGGCACGCCCTACGACCCGGACGGCGCGCTCTACGGCCCGTTCCACTCCAGTGAGTCGCTGGCCAAGGGAGGCTCCAACTACGGCAGCTACGCCAACGACGACGCGGACAAAGCCCTGGAAGAGGGCCGTAGCACCAGCGACGAGAAGACGCGGAAGAAGGCCTACACCGACTTCCAGAAGGCCCTCGTCGAGGACCCCCCGTTCGTCTTCGTCTCCTACCTGGAGGCGGTCAACGCCGTCCCGTCGAACCTCGAGGGTCTACAGGAGCGCACGCTCGCCCACCACGGCTACGGGTTCTTCTGGAATGTTGAAGACTGGTCGTTCGCGAAGTAG
- a CDS encoding VOC family protein, with product MAHLGLVTIVVREYDEAIDFYVGKLGFELVEDTRLDDDYEGKRWVVVAPRTTECANAAEAGRPTSAPPHAGLLLARAVTPEQRARIGDQTGGRVGLFLYTDDFDADHARMRAAGVDFAEEPRHERYGTVAVFRDLYGNRWDLIQRRDEG from the coding sequence ATGGCCCACCTCGGTCTGGTCACCATCGTCGTCCGGGAGTACGACGAGGCCATCGACTTCTACGTCGGCAAACTCGGATTCGAACTGGTCGAGGACACCCGACTCGACGACGACTACGAAGGCAAGCGGTGGGTGGTCGTCGCCCCGAGAACCACGGAATGTGCAAACGCAGCGGAGGCAGGAAGGCCGACGAGTGCGCCGCCGCACGCCGGACTGCTGCTCGCCCGCGCGGTGACCCCGGAGCAGCGGGCGCGGATCGGCGACCAGACCGGCGGACGCGTCGGCCTGTTCCTGTACACCGACGACTTCGACGCCGACCACGCCCGCATGCGCGCGGCCGGAGTCGACTTCGCGGAGGAGCCGCGGCACGAGCGCTATGGCACGGTCGCCGTCTTCCGGGACCTTTACGGCAACCGCTGGGACCTCATCCAGCGGCGAGACGAGGGGTGA